In Gordonia phthalatica, one genomic interval encodes:
- a CDS encoding acyl-CoA dehydrogenase — translation MSEHMSRRDIDFLLYEWLDTLELPSRDRFAEHSRETFDGVLDLSEDIATKLFATHNKISDRTDPEIGPDGKVVLIPEIGQALSAFNDAGLIAASFDEELGGMQLPHTVARASTVIFQAANAATTSYAFLTVGNANLLAKYGTPAQIDTWVRPMLEGRFYGTMCLSEPQAGSSLADITTKATPVEGGSAELGDAYRIHGTKMWISGGDHELTENIVHLVLAKAPGGGPGVKGISLFIVPKFLPDGTRNDVALVGLNHKMGNRGTTNTLLNFGDGTFGDGDGAVGYLVGEAHRGLFYMFNMMNEARIGVGFLATALGYAGFQKSLEYAKVRTQGRPVDAKSADVAPVPIIEHADVMRMMLAQKSYVEGALALGLYCARLLDEEQTAADPDARDRAHLLLEVLTPIAKSWPSQWCLEANSLAIQVHGGYGYTTEFDVEQFYRDNRLNPIHEGAHGIHGLDLLGRKVIMDGGKGLQLLGETIGATVARAKAAGGESAEYADQLAAKVARLGEVTAQVWASGDPKLALANATAYLEAAGHIVVAWLWLDQSLSATGDDDFYRGKRAATKYFFAYELPKTTAQLDLLASLDRTTLDTDPSWL, via the coding sequence ATGAGCGAACATATGTCCCGCCGCGACATCGATTTCCTCCTGTACGAGTGGCTCGACACCCTCGAACTCCCCTCCCGGGACCGGTTCGCCGAGCACTCTCGCGAGACCTTCGACGGCGTCCTCGACCTCTCCGAGGACATCGCGACCAAGCTCTTCGCCACGCACAACAAGATCTCCGACCGCACCGATCCCGAGATCGGCCCGGACGGCAAGGTGGTGCTGATCCCGGAGATCGGCCAGGCTCTGTCGGCATTCAACGACGCCGGGCTGATCGCCGCGTCGTTCGACGAGGAGCTCGGCGGAATGCAGTTGCCGCACACCGTCGCCCGCGCGTCGACCGTCATCTTCCAGGCCGCCAACGCCGCGACTACGTCGTACGCCTTCCTCACCGTCGGCAACGCCAACCTGCTCGCGAAGTACGGCACGCCCGCGCAGATCGACACCTGGGTCCGCCCGATGCTCGAAGGCCGCTTCTACGGCACCATGTGCCTGTCGGAGCCGCAGGCCGGGTCGTCGCTGGCCGACATCACCACCAAGGCCACCCCGGTGGAGGGCGGCTCCGCAGAACTCGGCGACGCATACCGCATCCACGGCACCAAGATGTGGATCTCCGGCGGCGATCACGAACTCACCGAGAACATCGTCCACCTGGTGCTCGCGAAGGCCCCGGGCGGCGGCCCCGGAGTCAAGGGCATCTCGCTGTTCATAGTCCCGAAGTTCCTGCCCGACGGCACCCGTAACGACGTCGCGCTGGTGGGCCTCAACCACAAGATGGGCAATCGCGGCACCACCAACACCCTGCTGAACTTCGGCGACGGCACCTTCGGCGACGGTGACGGCGCCGTCGGCTACCTGGTCGGCGAGGCGCACCGCGGGCTGTTCTACATGTTCAACATGATGAACGAGGCCCGCATCGGCGTCGGCTTCCTCGCAACGGCGTTGGGGTACGCGGGATTCCAGAAGTCTCTCGAGTACGCGAAGGTCCGCACGCAGGGTCGTCCGGTGGACGCGAAGAGCGCCGACGTCGCGCCCGTCCCGATCATCGAGCACGCCGACGTGATGCGGATGATGCTGGCGCAGAAGTCGTACGTGGAGGGTGCGCTGGCGCTGGGCCTGTACTGCGCGCGCCTGCTCGACGAGGAGCAGACTGCCGCCGATCCCGACGCCCGCGACCGCGCGCATCTGCTCCTGGAGGTGCTGACGCCGATCGCCAAGAGCTGGCCCAGCCAGTGGTGCCTGGAGGCCAACAGTCTCGCGATCCAGGTGCACGGCGGCTACGGCTACACCACCGAGTTCGACGTCGAGCAGTTCTACCGCGACAACCGCCTGAACCCGATCCACGAGGGCGCCCACGGCATCCACGGCCTGGATCTGTTGGGCCGCAAGGTGATCATGGACGGCGGCAAGGGGCTGCAACTGCTCGGCGAGACGATCGGCGCGACCGTCGCACGCGCGAAGGCCGCGGGTGGCGAGTCTGCGGAGTACGCCGACCAGTTGGCCGCGAAGGTCGCGCGCCTCGGCGAGGTGACCGCTCAGGTCTGGGCCTCCGGCGATCCGAAGCTCGCCCTCGCCAACGCCACCGCGTACCTGGAGGCGGCCGGGCACATCGTCGTCGCGTGGCTCTGGCTCGACCAGTCGCTGTCGGCGACCGGCGACGACGACTTCTACCGCGGCAAGCGCGCCGCGACGAAGTACTTCTTCGCCTACGAACTCCCGAAGACCACCGCGCAGCTGGATCTGCTCGCCTCGCTGGATCGCACCACCCTGGACACGGACCCGAGCTGGTTGTAG
- a CDS encoding SDR family NAD(P)-dependent oxidoreductase, producing MLTVVRNALLNPPLSLNELRHLIGGQQRSLDGTTVIVTGASSGIGESAARGFAARGATVIAVARHLDALAAVCDSIVVDGGNAIPVTADLSDPDDAKRLAAEILDRFGVPDVLVNNAGRSIRRSVVDTTERLHDYQRTMALNYFGPVQLVLGLLPAMIDAGRGHIINVVTWGVSAGAMPKFGAYHASKAALAAFGRSLDAEIDGTGVVVTNAGFPLVRTPMIAPTADYSDAPALTSDEAASWLLRAYDTRPAELYPSYALVLRAIAAVSPRLAGQLTNRMGI from the coding sequence ATGCTGACCGTCGTCCGCAACGCCCTGCTGAACCCGCCGCTCTCACTCAATGAACTTCGGCACCTGATCGGCGGACAGCAGCGTTCACTCGACGGCACGACGGTGATCGTCACCGGCGCCTCTTCCGGAATCGGTGAGTCCGCAGCCCGGGGCTTCGCGGCCCGCGGCGCCACCGTGATCGCCGTCGCCCGACACCTCGACGCGCTCGCCGCGGTATGCGATTCGATCGTCGTCGACGGCGGCAACGCGATTCCGGTGACGGCCGATCTGTCCGACCCGGACGACGCCAAGCGTCTGGCCGCCGAGATCCTCGACCGCTTCGGCGTGCCCGACGTCCTGGTCAACAACGCCGGCCGATCGATCCGCCGTTCGGTGGTCGACACCACCGAACGCCTGCACGACTACCAGCGCACCATGGCGCTCAACTACTTCGGTCCCGTCCAACTGGTCCTCGGACTGCTGCCCGCGATGATCGACGCCGGCCGCGGCCACATCATCAATGTCGTCACCTGGGGCGTCAGCGCGGGCGCGATGCCGAAGTTCGGCGCCTACCACGCGTCCAAGGCCGCCTTGGCCGCGTTCGGTCGGTCCCTCGACGCCGAGATCGACGGCACCGGCGTCGTCGTCACCAACGCGGGCTTCCCGCTGGTGCGCACGCCGATGATCGCGCCCACCGCCGACTACAGCGACGCTCCCGCCCTCACCAGCGACGAGGCTGCGTCCTGGCTGCTGCGCGCCTACGACACCCGCCCGGCCGAGCTGTATCCGAGCTACGCGCTGGTCCTGCGCGCCATCGCCGCCGTGTCACCGCGCCTGGCGGGACAGCTCACCAACCGAATGGGCATCTGA
- a CDS encoding DUF3089 domain-containing protein, producing MILSIRRGAILATVVATLALLLSTVPSAAAAPANTTWLCNPSMKDDPCDLPNDTTDLGTGVTTPATTVPDADKKVDCFYVYPTVTDQPSFIADKRAVPAVTSIARFQAARFNSQCRMFAPVYRQMTLWGLSPAVAASWVGNRDLPNIGYGDVLRAWREYLRKDNRGRGVIFIGHSQGTMMLRKLIREQVDPDPALRKRVVGAFLMGGNVMTAPGRTTGGDFRNIPTCTREGQPGCVMAYSTEKIGLPSLFGNSALDVLSAPMNLPTGPRYQVACTDPMKISGDRRPVGATTPSKPYAMGVIALLMKYTTFPENLPSTSSTWTTGRGRATLKCTDTLGFHRLHATMVRPQQVNELPLFDTHLLDMNLGVDLLVKIAREQIAAYTA from the coding sequence ATGATTCTATCGATTCGACGCGGCGCGATCCTGGCGACGGTGGTCGCGACTCTCGCCCTGCTGCTGTCCACGGTGCCGTCGGCGGCCGCTGCACCGGCGAACACCACCTGGCTGTGCAACCCGAGCATGAAAGACGACCCGTGCGATCTGCCGAACGACACCACCGACCTCGGCACCGGTGTCACGACGCCCGCGACCACGGTGCCCGACGCCGACAAAAAGGTCGACTGCTTCTACGTCTATCCGACCGTCACCGACCAGCCGTCGTTCATCGCCGACAAACGGGCGGTGCCCGCGGTGACGTCGATCGCGCGTTTCCAGGCGGCCCGCTTCAACAGTCAGTGCCGGATGTTCGCGCCCGTCTACCGCCAGATGACGCTGTGGGGCCTCTCGCCCGCGGTCGCGGCATCGTGGGTCGGCAACCGCGACCTGCCGAACATCGGTTACGGCGACGTGCTGCGCGCGTGGCGTGAGTACCTGCGCAAGGACAATCGGGGCCGCGGCGTCATCTTCATCGGCCACTCGCAGGGAACGATGATGCTGCGCAAGCTGATCCGCGAGCAGGTGGATCCGGATCCGGCGCTGCGCAAGCGTGTGGTCGGAGCCTTCCTGATGGGCGGGAACGTGATGACCGCGCCCGGCAGAACCACCGGCGGCGACTTCCGGAACATCCCGACCTGCACCCGCGAGGGACAGCCCGGCTGCGTGATGGCGTACTCGACCGAGAAGATCGGCCTGCCGTCGCTGTTCGGCAACTCCGCGCTCGACGTGCTCAGCGCGCCGATGAACCTGCCGACCGGACCGCGCTATCAGGTGGCGTGCACCGACCCGATGAAGATCAGCGGCGATCGCCGCCCCGTCGGCGCCACCACCCCGAGCAAGCCCTACGCGATGGGCGTCATCGCGCTGCTGATGAAGTACACGACGTTCCCGGAGAATCTGCCGTCCACGTCGTCTACCTGGACCACCGGCCGCGGACGAGCAACGCTGAAGTGCACCGACACCCTCGGCTTCCACCGCCTGCACGCGACGATGGTCCGCCCGCAGCAGGTCAACGAGCTGCCGCTGTTCGACACGCACCTGCTCGACATGAACCTCGGCGTCGACCTGCTGGTCAAGATCGCCCGCGAGCAGATCGCGGCGTACACGGCGTAG
- a CDS encoding serine/threonine-protein kinase, whose product MTSPDRSGTVLGRYRLVQLLGRGGMGEVYEAVDTDKDRSVALKLLPTALADDDAFRTRFLRESQTVARLNDPHIIPIHDFGELDGQLFLDMRIVRGHDLRSVIKAGPLPPERAVVIVEQVAAALDTAHASGLLHRDVKPENVLLDDRDFAYLADFGLAQSAGQTRLTSTGMAIGSFAYMAPERFGTDVPAGPSSDVYALTCVLYECLTGAQPFAATSIEQIIAGHLSRPVPATETVFDGVIAVGMAKDPAARFPSAGALAAAARDALHGRSPAAHTPTMVAPVRPAGQQTAQAAAAPTYPPLPVAEPAKASRSKTPLIAAAVTAAILLAAGGIGWGVLKNSGGSSPAAETSQAAPAPVTVTQTQAAPTTETTTQASPTQTPATRTTATRTTPAQRGSGDLGLSTPISTPACDGSTIAIVYSATSPGSYASEIQSALAEHPGAQYLRTDQSCASLRQSLNGNPIYAVYYPGSSLADSCAVKARTSSRVNVRRLDDSTPVNTELC is encoded by the coding sequence ATGACCAGCCCCGACCGTTCCGGTACCGTCCTCGGCCGGTACCGACTCGTCCAACTTCTCGGTCGCGGCGGCATGGGCGAGGTGTACGAGGCGGTCGACACCGATAAAGACCGGTCCGTCGCACTCAAGCTGTTGCCCACCGCCCTCGCCGACGACGACGCCTTCCGCACCCGCTTCCTGCGCGAATCACAGACCGTCGCGCGGTTGAACGACCCGCACATCATCCCGATCCACGACTTCGGCGAGCTCGACGGCCAGCTGTTCCTCGACATGCGGATCGTGCGCGGTCACGATCTCCGCTCCGTCATCAAGGCCGGCCCGCTGCCTCCCGAGCGGGCTGTCGTCATCGTCGAACAGGTGGCCGCAGCGCTCGACACCGCGCACGCGTCGGGTCTGCTGCACCGCGACGTGAAGCCGGAGAACGTCTTGCTCGACGACCGCGACTTCGCCTACCTCGCCGATTTCGGTCTCGCGCAGTCGGCCGGCCAGACGCGCCTGACGTCGACCGGCATGGCGATCGGCTCCTTCGCGTACATGGCGCCCGAACGATTCGGCACCGACGTCCCAGCGGGCCCGTCGAGCGATGTCTACGCCCTGACCTGCGTGCTGTACGAGTGCCTGACCGGCGCACAACCGTTCGCGGCCACCAGCATCGAGCAGATCATCGCCGGGCATCTGAGTCGCCCGGTCCCGGCCACGGAGACGGTGTTCGACGGGGTGATCGCCGTGGGTATGGCGAAGGATCCCGCCGCGCGCTTCCCGTCGGCCGGAGCCCTGGCCGCCGCGGCCCGGGACGCGCTGCACGGTCGTTCCCCCGCCGCGCACACCCCGACGATGGTCGCGCCGGTCCGTCCGGCCGGGCAGCAGACGGCCCAGGCCGCCGCTGCGCCCACCTACCCGCCGCTCCCCGTCGCGGAGCCCGCGAAGGCGAGCCGCTCCAAGACGCCGCTGATCGCCGCTGCCGTCACCGCCGCCATCCTGCTCGCCGCGGGCGGCATCGGGTGGGGCGTCCTGAAGAACTCCGGCGGATCGAGCCCCGCCGCCGAGACCAGCCAGGCGGCCCCCGCTCCGGTGACCGTCACGCAGACGCAGGCGGCACCCACCACAGAGACCACGACTCAGGCATCGCCCACGCAGACCCCTGCGACCAGAACCACTGCTACCAGAACCACTCCCGCGCAGCGCGGCAGCGGCGACCTCGGACTCTCGACGCCGATCAGCACGCCGGCGTGCGACGGTTCCACCATCGCCATCGTCTACAGCGCCACCAGTCCGGGCAGCTATGCGTCGGAGATCCAGTCCGCGCTCGCCGAGCATCCCGGCGCGCAGTACCTGCGCACCGACCAGTCCTGCGCCTCGCTGAGGCAGTCGCTGAACGGCAACCCGATCTACGCGGTCTACTACCCCGGTTCCTCACTCGCCGACTCGTGCGCGGTCAAGGCCCGCACCAGCAGTCGGGTGAACGTGCGTCGCCTCGACGATTCGACACCGGTGAACACCGAACTCTGCTGA
- a CDS encoding TetR/AcrR family transcriptional regulator, giving the protein MTDNSTAAAPGSTPGPRPGLRERQKAQTRADIRAAALALFTEHGYEATTVAQIADAANVSHTTFFRYFQSKEQVITNDDLDEQREAMLSGIPRGLGHFDLIRELITQMYQLALDDPWASDPERYRILHTEPALRAVYQLESDRVISEATEFLADYLGVDPKNPRLQVFVAAVSGVMFHLSDDGDLNQIPLERFLDALDMMEAGFPLP; this is encoded by the coding sequence ATGACCGACAATTCGACCGCCGCGGCCCCGGGGAGCACCCCGGGGCCGCGGCCCGGTCTGCGTGAGCGTCAGAAGGCGCAGACCCGCGCGGACATCCGCGCCGCCGCCCTCGCCCTGTTCACCGAACACGGCTACGAGGCGACGACCGTCGCGCAGATCGCGGACGCGGCCAACGTCTCGCACACCACCTTCTTCCGCTACTTCCAGTCCAAGGAACAGGTGATCACCAACGACGACCTCGACGAGCAGCGCGAGGCGATGCTGTCCGGCATCCCCCGCGGCCTCGGGCACTTCGACCTGATCCGCGAGCTCATCACGCAGATGTATCAGCTCGCCCTCGACGACCCGTGGGCCAGCGATCCCGAGCGCTACCGGATACTGCACACCGAGCCCGCACTGCGCGCCGTCTACCAGTTGGAGTCCGACCGGGTCATCTCCGAGGCCACCGAGTTCCTGGCCGACTATCTCGGCGTCGACCCCAAGAATCCGCGACTCCAGGTCTTCGTCGCCGCAGTCTCGGGCGTCATGTTCCATCTGTCCGACGACGGCGACCTCAATCAGATTCCGCTGGAGCGATTCCTCGACGCTCTGGACATGATGGAGGCCGGTTTCCCACTGCCGTGA